In Natronococcus sp. AD-5, the genomic window TTTTCGCACCGGCGGAACGGGCGGCGTATCCGTTCCCCGTAGCACGCACCACCGCTTGAGGGTATCGTTCGATTCGACCGTCGGATGCTGGGTGACGGTCGACGACAACTGCCGTTTTCGAGGACCGGTCCCTCGAGACGCGCAGCGCCACCGCCAGCCTGATCGGCGGCCGACGAGAGGGTTGGCGATCAGTCGTCGGCCGTGACGGCCGGCGCGTCCGCGCCGCTTTCGGGTTCGTCGACGATCCAGCCGGCGGTGGTCGCCTCCTCGGCGACGCGGGGCTGGAAGACCCACGCGCTCAGCGCGAGGATCGGGACCATCGTCAGCGCGACGACCGCGTAGCCGACGTGGAAGTTCGGCAGGAACGGCGCGGCGAAGACCAGCGGATAAACCGTGCCGCCGATCGTACCGATCCCGCCGACGACGCCGGCGACGGTTCCCGAGTTGTTCGGAAACATCGCGGGCACCTGCGCGAAGATCGCACCTTCCGAGAACGCGCAGCTCACGCCGACGACGAACCCGGCGGCGACGGCGAGGTAGACGTTGCCGGTCAGTCCGGCGGCAGTCATTCCGACCAGCGCGAGCACGACGAGCGCGAGCGTGGCGAACGTCCACTGCTCGCGGTAGCGGCCGTCGAACCACGGGAGCAACTCGAGTTCCCGGCGCGCGACGACGTCGCTGATGTAGCCGCCCAGGGGCCGGAGCAGCCCGGCGGCGATCGAAAACGTCGCCGCGAACGTCGCGGCGATCACGAGGTCGCCCTCGCCGAACCCCTCGCGGTAGTAGGTGCCCAGCCAGCCGTTCATCGCGACCTCGAGGCCGAAGCTCATGACGTAGGCCGCCGAGAGGACGACCGCCCCGTGGCGGGTGGCGACGTAGAGCCACTGCCGAGCGCTGACGCCCCGTTTCGTCGCTTGCCGTCGCTGCTCGGTCCTGGCCGCCTTCCCGAACGCGAAGTAGACGATGCCCAGAACCACGGCCAGCAGGCCCGTGTAGAAGAACGCGGCCCGCCAGTTCGTCGCGAACAGCGGGCCGGCGTACCCCTCGCCGAACAGCCGCGGGAGCGTGAAGTACGCGCCCAGCCCCGCGCCGGCGTTGCCGACGCCGGCGAAGATTCCTTCCGCCAGCCCGAGGTTCTCCTCCTCGAACCACTGGGAGACGTGCTGGATGCCGATGACGAAGGTGATCCCCGCCAACGAGGCGACGACGCGCGAGGCGGTAAAGACCTCGTAGCTCCGGGCGAACGCGCTGGCGATCGAAAAGATCCCGACGATCACCAGCGTCGCTCCGGCGGTCACAGGCGCGCCGTACCGATCGGTGAGCGGACCGATGAAGATGCGGCCCAGCGGGACGGCCACGACGGCCGCGCTCGAGACGAGCCCCAGCTGGGCGACCGAGAGTCCGAACTCGTCGGCGATCTCACCGGTGAACGGCGCGAAGGAGAACCAGATCACGAACCCGAGGTTGAACATCGCCGTCGCGAGCAGGAGGTTCCGCCACTTGCCGTGGATCATCCTTGCTCGTCCTCCGTCGGGCGGCCTGACGGCTGCTGAAGCCTGTTCCGGTAGACGGACGGCTCACGCCGCCCATCATCGAGAACGTATTCGTCCTTATTTACGACCACATTCGCCATGTTCGTCCACATATTCTGACTTATCGTGCTCTCTCAAGCACCAATAAGCGTATCTATTAGTATGTTCACACAGTTGTAGCATTCCAAGTGCGTATTACGAGATATTAGGTTCGTCGAGACGGGCAGTTCGTTCCGGCATTCGGCCGATCGATCCGCCAGCTACGAAGGGTCGGTACCGATTCGTCCACTTCGGTACGCGGTCCGCGAGAGATACTCCCGATCGCCGTCGTCGCGACGACGGGAGGTTCGCGTCCGGGTTGCACTCTCGAGTACCGGTGCGCGTTCCGTCGTCGAACACTTGGCGATCGGGAGTATCTCTCGCGAGCGGTGGACGATCCGGCACCCGGTCGACGCCTCCCTGCAGCGCTCGGTGCCGGCGCTCAGACGCCGTGGCGCTGCCGACACTCGTCGCAAATCAAGGCTCGAAACCGCTTCTGCTCCCCGCAGCCGTGGCAGAGTCTGTGCCACTCGAACTCGAAGTCGACGAGTCGCTCTCGTCGATCGCCCTCGTGCCGTTTCTTCCCGGTCGTCCCGTTCACTAGGGGTGCGCCGTCCGGATCGATCCATCTGACCGACCGCGCTCGGCAGTCACACCTCCCCGATTCCCCCGTCCCCGTAGCCATCGTGATACACGTGTGAACTGTACGTCTAAATAACTGTTCGCCGAACGCTGAAGAGCGAGTTCGCCGGCCTATCCCGACCAGCCAAACGCCGTCGGTACCGGCAGTCAGAGCGTTTCACTCCAGGACACCACTGCTTCCCCGTCGTAGAGTTCGCGGTACGTCGTACAGCTCGGACAGCCCCGGCAGCCGTGGATCGCGCCGTGGGCGCCGAACACCCGGGCGAAGGTATACGTGACGTACTCACCACAATTGCCACAGGTTGGCATGGGGTATCCTATCACGGAAATCCAATAGTCGTACTGGTCGATGCGATATTTGTCCTCTGCCAATCGTCGTCGTTTCCCACCACTCGTGTCCTGACCGGGCATCCGTGACCGGTTCGTCCGATTCGCCGCCGCGGGTGCGCTCTCGCTGTAGCGGACGATAGACCGACAGGTAAAAAAACGCGATGACGGCCACCAGCGCCAGCAGCGGGCCGTTCCGGGAGGAACGCGACCACGAGCGCGAGCGTCGCGAAGGCACCGAGGGCGCCCGCTGACGAACTGGAGCACCGCTTGCCCCCCGCCGGTGCCGTCGCCGGCGTCGTTGCCGACGTCGAATCTTCGCGGCACGTCGATCCGAGTCTCGACCGGCGTCTCTCATCGGACTCAGAGCAGCGGCCGGGCGGGCGCGGTCGTCGGCGAGGTCTCGGTCGCGGGCGTGAGTCATCGTCCACCTGGTGAACGTACGCCCGACGCGACCGAACGGGTACGTGCGGACCCTCCCACCCTCTGGCCTGCGCGCGTGACGGCACGGGCGTCTCGAGCCACGCGCTCGTCGTCCCCGAAGGCCTATGCTGAGTGCTACCGTAGACCACCACTGCCAGCGGGCGACCACACCCACCCGTCACGGCGCAGTGAACTCGAGGGACGTACCATGACAGTCATCGCCAGATTCGAGGTCATCCCCGTTCGCGACGGGAGCCTCTCCGACGGCATCGCACAGGCTATCGAGGCGCTCGAGGAGTTCGACGTCTCGTACGAACTGACCGCGACGGACACGGTCATCGAGGCCGACGACGTCGACGAGGTGTTCGACGCCGTCCAGGCGGCGCACAACGCGGTCGAGAGCGACCGCATCATCACTTCGCTCGAGGTCGACGACTACCAGAATCGCGATCAAGAGGCCGACGATCGCGTCGAATCGGTCGCCAGCGTGCTCGGCCGCGAGCCGAAACGCGACCGGTGACCGGCGAGTTCGATCCGCTCGAGGAGCCTCGCAGTATCGGGACGGCCGTTCGCCCCACGAAACGGGTTCCCACACTCTGCACAGTTCTCGGCGGAGCGAGACTCTATCTCGAGCTATGATATTACGACAGAAGATTCAGCCCTCCACGAGATAAATAAAAAACAATAGGTTAGTAATCCTCTGGTTCGCATTGGAGAGCAGTGGGGCGAACGGGTCGAGAGTGGGCGAACCAGTACGATCGAACGATCCAGGTATCAGCATGTGCGCACTCGAGATCTCCGTCACCGGACCCGACAACGACGAACTGACCGCCGTCGAACGAGAACTTCTCGCGAAAGTCGTTCACGATTCGCTAACTAGCCACTTCGGCGTGTATCCCGACTCGGTCGTCGTCCAGATCACGACGGATAATTAACTCGAGACGCCTCCGAACGGAGTATCGACGGCGGCGGCCGAGTTCGGCGGAGCGTCTCGATCAACTGTTCGATGTCCTGAATCGGTTCGAAGGCGTGTGACACGGCGGCGTTCGAATGGGTTCTGCGCTCTCGACCGAGGCGCCAGATTACACCGCGGTGCGCTCGCCGATCGTCTCGAGTTCGACCCCGGTCGCGCGTCGTTCGATCCCCTCGAGTTCGGTCAGCAGTTCGGTGTGGGTGGTTCACAGTTGCGTCTCCGCTCGCGGCCACGGATCGGTCGGGCTCACGACGCCTGAGCCGAGCAGGCCCGCCCCGGCGAGTCCGCCCAGCGCCTCGAGTGCGAGTGCGTTCGCGCGTCGGCGCTCGGCGTCGGCGTCGCCCTCGAGTGCCAGTCGTTCGATCAACCCCACGAACAGCGGTTCGACGACTTCGTCCGAACCTGTCCGTCGTTGACGCGCTGATGAACGTCGGATCGGACGGCACGCTCGACCTGCTGCGGTCGGTAGGTGACGGATGAGGTACGCCGACCGGACACTCGCAAAATCCCGACCGCACCGGTCGGCCGGCGAGCGCGCGGCCGTCGTGCGCCACGGCGTCCGTCTCGATCGGTACGACGCTACCGGCACCCCCGATTGATTGTCCTTACCGTGGTAACTAGTATCGAGAAGAAGGGTGACCAGCATGACGCCGTTCGAGTACGTGCTGCTCGGCGTCGCGATCGCGATCCTCGTCGGCTACCTGGCGGCGGTCGTGATCGCTCGGCTCGAGCGACTGCGTGCGCGCTGAGGGTGGACGGGCCGTACCAGCGACGCGCCGAGCGAGGACGACGAGCAACGAACCCTGAAGGACGGCTCCCGTCCGGTCGTCCGGAAGCGAGGCCGTCACTCCGCGTCGCGATCGGCGGGGCGCGCCTGAATCATGGTAATGATACCGAGCAGCCGGGTGGACGTACGATACGTCGACAGGCCCGCCTCCGCGACGAGTTCCGTCGGTTCC contains:
- a CDS encoding MFS transporter, with the protein product MIHGKWRNLLLATAMFNLGFVIWFSFAPFTGEIADEFGLSVAQLGLVSSAAVVAVPLGRIFIGPLTDRYGAPVTAGATLVIVGIFSIASAFARSYEVFTASRVVASLAGITFVIGIQHVSQWFEEENLGLAEGIFAGVGNAGAGLGAYFTLPRLFGEGYAGPLFATNWRAAFFYTGLLAVVLGIVYFAFGKAARTEQRRQATKRGVSARQWLYVATRHGAVVLSAAYVMSFGLEVAMNGWLGTYYREGFGEGDLVIAATFAATFSIAAGLLRPLGGYISDVVARRELELLPWFDGRYREQWTFATLALVVLALVGMTAAGLTGNVYLAVAAGFVVGVSCAFSEGAIFAQVPAMFPNNSGTVAGVVGGIGTIGGTVYPLVFAAPFLPNFHVGYAVVALTMVPILALSAWVFQPRVAEEATTAGWIVDEPESGADAPAVTADD
- a CDS encoding DUF7563 family protein, with amino-acid sequence MPTCGNCGEYVTYTFARVFGAHGAIHGCRGCPSCTTYRELYDGEAVVSWSETL
- a CDS encoding MTH1187 family thiamine-binding protein, which translates into the protein MTVIARFEVIPVRDGSLSDGIAQAIEALEEFDVSYELTATDTVIEADDVDEVFDAVQAAHNAVESDRIITSLEVDDYQNRDQEADDRVESVASVLGREPKRDR